One segment of Fuscovulum ytuae DNA contains the following:
- the pufM gene encoding photosynthetic reaction center subunit M, with protein MAEYQNIFTQVQVRAAPEMGMVEGVELSNRTKGASFSTLAGWFGNAQLGPVYLGTMGVISLMSGAVWFMLCGAWFWYQAGFNPAVFLRDLFWFSLEPPSSEYGLGFAPIAEGGLWLIASFFLLISVCAWWVRTYLRAQALGMGKHVSWAFASAIWLFLVLGLFRPILMGSWSEAVPYGIFSHLDWTNNFSLTYGNLFYNPFHALSIAFLYGSALLFAMHGATILAVSRFGGDRELEQIADRGTASERAALFWRWTMGFNATMEGIHRWAWWFAVLVTLTGGIGILITGTVVDNWYVWAQDHGYAPLD; from the coding sequence ATGGCTGAGTATCAGAACATCTTCACCCAAGTTCAGGTGCGTGCCGCCCCCGAGATGGGGATGGTGGAAGGGGTGGAACTGTCGAACCGCACCAAAGGCGCGTCCTTCTCGACCCTTGCGGGTTGGTTCGGGAATGCGCAACTGGGGCCGGTCTATCTGGGCACCATGGGCGTGATCTCGCTGATGTCGGGCGCGGTCTGGTTCATGCTCTGCGGGGCGTGGTTCTGGTATCAGGCCGGGTTCAACCCGGCGGTGTTCCTGCGGGACCTGTTCTGGTTCTCGCTTGAGCCGCCATCGTCGGAGTATGGGCTGGGCTTTGCGCCCATCGCGGAAGGCGGGCTGTGGCTGATCGCGTCCTTCTTCCTGCTGATCTCGGTCTGCGCTTGGTGGGTGCGAACCTATCTGCGGGCGCAGGCGCTGGGTATGGGCAAGCATGTAAGCTGGGCCTTTGCATCGGCGATCTGGCTGTTCCTTGTGCTGGGCCTCTTCCGGCCGATCCTGATGGGATCGTGGTCCGAGGCCGTGCCCTATGGGATCTTCAGCCACCTCGACTGGACCAACAACTTCAGCCTGACCTATGGCAACCTGTTCTATAACCCGTTCCACGCGCTGAGCATCGCCTTCCTTTACGGCTCGGCCCTCTTGTTCGCCATGCATGGCGCCACCATTCTTGCGGTGTCGCGCTTTGGCGGGGACCGGGAACTGGAGCAGATCGCAGACCGGGGCACCGCGTCGGAACGCGCGGCATTGTTCTGGCGCTGGACCATGGGTTTCAACGCGACGATGGAAGGTATTCACCGCTGGGCGTGGTGGTTTGCGGTGCTGGTGACGCTTACGGGCGGGATCGGCATCCTGATCACCGGGACGGTCGTGGACAACTGGTACGTCTGGGCACAGGACCACGGCTACGCGCCGCTGGATTGA
- a CDS encoding YgfZ/GcvT domain-containing protein, with protein sequence MHGEKATDRRIVTLDGADALHFLQGLVSNDVRPLETGAGLVWAALLTPQGKYLADFLIARLPDGTLLLDLPEALADATLRRLNMYRLRADVRLAPSSLHVLRGLGPAPEGAFPDPRHPALGWRLYTTTPGTDPAIDWDAIRVAHVIPDAGRELIPDDSYILEAGFERLHGVDFRKGCYVGQEVTARMKHKTELRKGLVRVRITGDAPFGSPILADGREAGTLFTRSGDHALAHLRLDRATGPMQAGEATITLAPDNVA encoded by the coding sequence ATGCACGGGGAAAAGGCCACAGATCGCCGGATCGTCACCCTCGACGGGGCCGATGCGCTGCATTTTCTTCAGGGTCTTGTCTCCAACGATGTCCGCCCGCTGGAAACGGGCGCGGGCCTTGTCTGGGCCGCCCTCCTCACCCCGCAGGGCAAATATCTGGCCGATTTCCTGATCGCCCGCCTGCCCGACGGCACCCTTCTTCTTGACCTGCCCGAAGCGCTGGCCGATGCCACGCTCCGCCGCCTGAACATGTATCGCCTGCGCGCCGATGTGCGCCTCGCGCCGTCGTCCCTGCACGTCCTGCGCGGCCTAGGCCCCGCCCCTGAAGGCGCCTTCCCCGACCCGCGCCATCCAGCCTTGGGCTGGCGGCTCTACACCACCACCCCCGGCACGGACCCCGCCATCGACTGGGACGCGATCCGCGTCGCCCATGTGATCCCGGATGCGGGCCGCGAACTGATCCCCGATGACAGCTATATCCTCGAAGCGGGGTTCGAACGCCTGCACGGCGTCGATTTCCGCAAGGGCTGTTATGTCGGGCAAGAAGTCACCGCACGGATGAAGCACAAGACCGAACTGCGCAAAGGCCTTGTCCGCGTCCGCATCACGGGCGACGCCCCTTTCGGCAGCCCGATCTTGGCCGATGGGCGCGAGGCTGGAACCCTTTTCACCCGCTCTGGCGACCACGCCCTTGCCCATCTCCGGCTCGACCGCGCGACAGGCCCGATGCAGGCCGGAGAAGCCACAATCACCCTTGCCCCGGACAATGTGGCATGA
- a CDS encoding TolC family outer membrane protein has protein sequence MMRRFLSAVAVSVLGLGAGAVQGETLADALVSAYKNSKLLDQNEALLRAADEDVAQAVAALRPVVNFVAEAQNSDTDPDTFGADELQTTFQLAVQWTVYDFGRKRAGVEIAKETVLATREALKDLEAQVLLSAVSAYVDVRLQAEIVSLRQNNVRLITQELRAAQDRFEVGEVTRTDVAIAEARLAAARSGLAAAEGDFAVARERYRAVTGAYPGNLAGLPALPKTARSMEEARMIALRTHPDILQAQRQVTIANLGVEATKAEMRPSITLQGGIAKNVDTDTRRDSLSLSFNQTLYAGGALHSAHRAALANKEAAESGLLQTTITVGENVGNAWSALEVAAASIQAGTLQVQAAQTAFEGVREEATLGARTTLDVLNAEQELLDARATKLQAEAQRYVGVYSLLSTMGLLSVEHLGLGVPTYDPAVYYNAVKNAPITSPQGKKLQRILDKIGD, from the coding sequence ATGATGCGCAGATTCCTTTCGGCTGTGGCGGTTTCCGTCCTTGGGCTTGGTGCCGGGGCGGTTCAGGGTGAAACGCTCGCCGATGCGCTGGTTTCGGCCTATAAGAACTCCAAGCTTTTGGATCAAAACGAAGCGCTGTTGCGGGCGGCGGATGAGGATGTGGCGCAGGCAGTGGCCGCGCTGCGCCCGGTGGTCAATTTCGTGGCCGAAGCGCAGAACAGCGATACAGACCCCGATACGTTCGGGGCGGATGAGTTGCAGACGACCTTCCAATTGGCGGTGCAGTGGACAGTTTACGATTTCGGGCGCAAGCGCGCGGGCGTGGAGATCGCCAAGGAAACCGTGCTGGCAACGCGCGAGGCGCTAAAGGATCTTGAGGCGCAGGTGCTGCTTTCGGCGGTCAGCGCCTATGTCGATGTGCGGTTGCAGGCCGAGATCGTGTCGCTGCGCCAGAACAACGTGCGGCTGATTACGCAGGAATTGCGGGCGGCGCAGGATCGGTTCGAGGTGGGTGAGGTGACGCGCACCGATGTGGCCATCGCCGAGGCGCGGCTTGCGGCGGCGCGGTCGGGTCTGGCGGCGGCGGAAGGCGATTTCGCCGTGGCGCGCGAGCGGTATCGTGCGGTGACCGGGGCCTATCCGGGCAATCTGGCGGGCCTGCCTGCGCTGCCCAAAACCGCGCGGTCGATGGAAGAGGCGCGCATGATCGCGCTGCGGACCCATCCCGACATTTTGCAGGCACAGCGTCAGGTGACGATCGCCAATCTGGGAGTGGAAGCGACGAAGGCCGAAATGCGCCCGTCGATCACCCTGCAGGGCGGCATTGCGAAAAACGTGGATACCGACACCCGGCGCGATAGCCTGTCCTTGTCGTTCAACCAGACGCTTTATGCCGGGGGCGCGCTGCATTCGGCCCATCGCGCGGCGCTGGCGAATAAAGAGGCGGCGGAATCGGGGCTTTTGCAGACCACGATCACCGTGGGCGAGAATGTCGGCAATGCTTGGTCTGCGCTGGAAGTGGCGGCTGCCTCGATCCAGGCGGGCACGTTGCAGGTGCAGGCCGCGCAGACTGCCTTTGAAGGGGTGCGCGAGGAAGCCACCTTGGGTGCGCGCACGACGCTTGACGTTCTGAACGCCGAGCAGGAACTGCTGGACGCACGGGCGACGAAATTGCAGGCCGAGGCGCAGCGCTATGTGGGCGTCTATAGCCTGTTGTCGACGATGGGGCTTTTGTCTGTGGAACATCTGGGTCTTGGCGTGCCGACCTATGACCCGGCGGTCTATTATAACGCCGTGAAAAACGCCCCGATCACCAGCCCGCAGGGCAAGAAGTTGCAGCGCATCCTCGACAAGATCGGCGACTAA
- a CDS encoding protein-L-isoaspartate O-methyltransferase family protein, which produces MSDFATRRVMMVDTQVRPSDVTKFPIIEAMLTVPREVFVPQGKREAAYVGENLEIAAGRVVLEARTLAKMLDALDVQPTELVLDLGCGLGYSTAVIARLADAVVAVEEDEALAAEAQRSLSAEGVDNAAVVVGPLTAGDAKHAPFDVITIQGGVEVVPQAILDQLKEGGRIGAVFMEGALGVARVGYKIDGAVTWRQVFNAAAPVLPGFAAVRGFVL; this is translated from the coding sequence ATGAGTGACTTCGCGACCCGGCGGGTGATGATGGTGGACACGCAGGTGCGCCCTTCCGACGTGACCAAGTTTCCAATCATCGAGGCGATGCTGACCGTGCCGCGCGAGGTGTTCGTGCCGCAGGGCAAGCGCGAGGCGGCTTATGTGGGTGAGAACCTTGAAATTGCCGCAGGACGTGTGGTGCTGGAGGCGCGGACGCTGGCCAAGATGCTGGATGCGCTGGATGTGCAGCCAACGGAGCTGGTTCTCGATCTGGGGTGTGGCCTTGGCTATTCGACGGCGGTGATCGCGCGTCTGGCCGATGCCGTTGTCGCGGTCGAGGAGGATGAGGCGTTAGCCGCCGAGGCGCAGCGCAGCCTGTCGGCCGAGGGTGTGGACAATGCCGCCGTTGTGGTGGGACCGCTGACCGCCGGGGATGCGAAACATGCGCCTTTTGATGTGATTACCATTCAGGGCGGGGTCGAGGTGGTGCCGCAGGCGATCCTTGATCAGCTGAAGGAAGGCGGGCGGATCGGTGCGGTCTTCATGGAAGGCGCATTGGGCGTGGCGCGTGTGGGATATAAGATTGATGGTGCGGTGACGTGGCGGCAGGTGTTCAATGCCGCGGCCCCGGTTTTGCCGGGATTTGCGGCGGTGCGCGGGTTCGTTCTTTGA
- a CDS encoding ABC transporter ATP-binding protein → MDRTGDGDPAYASRPLFRRLWQGYLRPHLWLMIAAFIVMAVEGSTLGLLSWMIEPLFDRVFGPDGGGEILWVGLAILGLFVLRAITTIVSRSLLTLVSVRIASAMQVDMLAHILRQSGGFFQNHPPGALMDRVQGDTTAVQGIWQTVIVSAGRDIVALIGLFAVAIAIDPQWTLAALIGAPLLIVPAVVLQRYLRRKSVQLREATAARSTRLDEIFHGINAIKLNRLETYQSTRFLTTVRALNRAYSKSIVAAQTMPAMIDIVTGLGFFAVLMLGGREVAEGERTVGEFMSFFTAMTLTFQPIRRLGEVAGTWQIAAASLERIFRLLDTDTEERRPDAQPLPAATQSPGIEFRDVHFAYPGVPVLNGLSFTAPAGRMTAIVGPSGAGKSTIFHLLTALAEPVAGDILIDGHPATRLTLPDQRALFATVSQDTALFDESLRENILLGRPDIPEDRLSSVTQAAQLADLLSTLPGGLDAPAGPRGSALSGGQRQRIAIARALVADAPVLLLDEATSALDSRSEAAVAEALASLAKGRTTLVIAHRLSTVREADQILVLDKGRVVEQGRHDDLIAQGGLYAGLYALQFKD, encoded by the coding sequence ATCGACCGGACAGGGGATGGCGACCCCGCCTATGCCTCGCGCCCCCTGTTCCGCAGGCTGTGGCAAGGCTATCTGCGCCCGCATCTTTGGCTGATGATCGCGGCCTTCATCGTCATGGCGGTGGAAGGCAGCACGCTCGGCCTGCTCTCTTGGATGATCGAACCGCTGTTCGACCGCGTCTTCGGCCCCGATGGTGGAGGGGAAATCCTCTGGGTGGGCCTTGCCATCCTCGGCCTTTTCGTCCTGCGCGCGATCACCACCATCGTGTCGCGCTCTCTCCTCACCCTTGTTTCGGTCCGCATCGCCTCGGCCATGCAGGTGGATATGCTGGCGCATATCCTGCGCCAGTCGGGCGGGTTCTTCCAGAACCATCCCCCCGGCGCGCTAATGGACCGGGTGCAAGGCGACACCACCGCCGTCCAAGGCATCTGGCAAACCGTCATCGTTTCGGCCGGCCGCGACATCGTCGCCCTCATCGGCCTTTTCGCCGTCGCCATCGCCATCGACCCACAATGGACACTCGCCGCTCTTATCGGTGCGCCCCTCCTCATCGTGCCCGCCGTTGTCCTGCAACGCTATTTGCGCCGCAAATCCGTCCAGCTGCGCGAGGCGACCGCCGCCCGCTCCACCCGGCTGGACGAGATTTTCCACGGCATCAACGCGATCAAGCTGAACCGTCTTGAAACCTACCAATCCACCCGCTTCCTGACGACAGTCCGCGCCCTGAACCGCGCCTATTCCAAATCCATCGTCGCGGCCCAGACCATGCCCGCCATGATCGACATCGTCACGGGGCTGGGCTTCTTCGCCGTCCTCATGCTCGGCGGGCGCGAGGTGGCGGAAGGCGAACGCACGGTCGGCGAATTCATGTCCTTCTTCACAGCCATGACGCTCACCTTCCAACCCATTCGCCGTCTGGGCGAAGTGGCCGGAACATGGCAGATCGCCGCCGCCTCCCTCGAACGCATCTTCCGCCTGCTCGACACCGATACCGAAGAACGCCGCCCTGACGCGCAGCCCCTGCCTGCTGCCACCCAAAGCCCCGGCATCGAATTCCGCGACGTGCATTTCGCCTATCCCGGCGTGCCCGTTCTGAACGGCCTTTCTTTCACCGCGCCCGCTGGCCGGATGACCGCCATCGTCGGTCCCTCTGGCGCGGGGAAATCCACGATTTTCCACCTGCTCACGGCCCTTGCCGAACCCGTTGCGGGCGACATCCTGATTGACGGCCACCCCGCCACCCGCCTCACGCTTCCCGATCAACGCGCCCTCTTTGCCACCGTCTCGCAGGACACCGCGCTCTTCGACGAATCCCTGCGCGAAAACATCCTTCTCGGCCGGCCCGACATCCCCGAAGACCGCCTGTCCAGCGTCACTCAGGCCGCGCAACTGGCCGACCTTCTCTCCACCCTCCCCGGCGGCCTTGACGCCCCCGCAGGCCCGCGCGGATCGGCCCTGTCGGGTGGCCAGCGCCAGCGCATCGCCATCGCCCGCGCCCTCGTCGCGGATGCGCCCGTCCTTCTTCTGGATGAGGCGACCTCCGCGCTCGATAGCCGGTCCGAGGCCGCGGTGGCCGAGGCGCTGGCCTCCCTCGCCAAGGGCCGCACGACGCTGGTGATCGCCCACCGCCTCTCTACCGTGCGCGAGGCGGATCAGATCCTCGTCCTCGACAAGGGCCGCGTCGTCGAACAGGGCCGCCATGATGACCTGATCGCCCAAGGCGGCCTCTACGCCGGCCTCTACGCCTTGCAGTTCAAGGACTGA
- a CDS encoding fumarylacetoacetate hydrolase family protein, producing the protein MKLLRVGQPGAEVPAILDAAGRIRSLQGIVPDIAGQTLTPEGLDRLRAIDPNTLPELPADARIGPCVGQVGKFVCIGLNYADHAAESNLPVPKEPVIFLKANSAIVGPNDDVLIPRNSQKTDWEVELGVIIGKPASYVSEAEAMDHVAGYCVINDVSEREFQIERGGTWDKGKGCDTFGPIGPWLVTADEVADPQNLSMWLDVDGHRYQNGSTKTMVFGVRHLVHYVSQFMTLHPGDVISTGTPPGVGMGVKPAPVYLKGGEVMRLGIEGLGEQRQKVGHA; encoded by the coding sequence ATGAAACTGTTGCGCGTGGGTCAACCCGGGGCCGAAGTGCCGGCCATTCTTGATGCGGCAGGCCGCATTCGCAGCTTGCAGGGCATCGTGCCCGATATTGCGGGCCAAACGCTGACGCCCGAGGGCCTTGACCGCCTGCGCGCCATTGACCCGAACACCCTGCCCGAACTGCCCGCCGATGCCCGCATCGGCCCCTGTGTCGGTCAGGTGGGCAAATTCGTCTGCATCGGCCTGAACTATGCCGATCACGCCGCGGAATCGAATCTGCCGGTGCCGAAGGAACCAGTGATCTTCCTGAAAGCCAATTCCGCCATCGTCGGCCCGAATGACGACGTGCTGATCCCCCGCAATTCCCAAAAGACGGATTGGGAAGTGGAACTGGGCGTCATCATCGGCAAACCCGCCTCTTACGTATCCGAGGCCGAAGCCATGGATCATGTCGCAGGCTATTGCGTCATCAATGACGTCTCGGAACGCGAGTTTCAGATCGAACGTGGCGGCACTTGGGACAAGGGCAAGGGCTGCGACACCTTCGGCCCGATCGGCCCTTGGCTCGTGACGGCGGATGAGGTGGCCGATCCTCAGAACCTTTCCATGTGGCTCGATGTGGATGGCCACCGCTACCAGAATGGCTCGACAAAGACGATGGTCTTCGGCGTCCGCCATCTGGTGCATTACGTCAGCCAGTTCATGACCCTGCATCCCGGCGACGTGATCTCGACCGGCACGCCCCCCGGCGTGGGGATGGGCGTGAAACCCGCGCCCGTCTACCTGAAAGGCGGCGAGGTGATGCGCCTTGGCATCGAAGGCCTTGGCGAACAGCGCCAGAAGGTGGGCCATGCCTGA
- a CDS encoding pyridoxal-phosphate-dependent aminotransferase family protein — protein MTLSNGRPYLAIPGPSVMPDRVLAAMHRAAPNIYEGKLPEMVETLWPDLRRVAGTAQNVALFIANGHGVWEAANMNLFSRGDRALVLATGRFGLSWAESVRALGVEVEVLDFGKSSPVDFARVEAALRADKAHRFKAVLTTHVDTASTVRTDVAQLRSVMDAVGHPALLAVDCIASLACDAFRMDAWGVDVMVAASQKGLMVPPGIGFVWFSEKARERCRTSDLRTPYWDWTPRADAAEFWQYWNGTAPTHHLFGLRESLTMILDEEGLEAVWARHEVLAQAVWAAFDCWAAGNPEIGLNVAEPVHRGRSVTAARLGAPHATRLREWTEQKAGVTLGIGLGMAASTDPAYHGFLRVAHMGHVNAHMTLGALAVMEAGMVSLGIPFGEGGLAAAAGVVGRAVV, from the coding sequence ATGACCCTGTCGAACGGCCGCCCTTATCTGGCCATTCCCGGCCCTTCGGTGATGCCTGACCGCGTTCTGGCGGCCATGCATCGGGCGGCCCCCAATATCTATGAGGGCAAGCTGCCGGAGATGGTGGAAACGCTGTGGCCCGATCTGCGGCGGGTGGCGGGGACGGCACAGAACGTGGCGCTGTTCATCGCCAATGGGCATGGCGTCTGGGAAGCGGCGAATATGAACCTCTTCTCGCGCGGGGACCGGGCGCTGGTCTTGGCGACGGGGCGGTTCGGCCTGTCCTGGGCCGAGTCTGTGCGGGCGCTGGGGGTAGAGGTGGAGGTGCTGGATTTCGGCAAATCCTCCCCTGTCGATTTCGCGCGGGTGGAGGCGGCGCTGCGGGCGGATAAGGCGCATCGCTTCAAGGCGGTGCTGACGACGCATGTGGATACCGCGAGCACGGTGCGGACGGATGTGGCGCAGTTGCGGTCGGTGATGGATGCGGTGGGGCATCCCGCGCTGCTGGCGGTGGATTGCATCGCGTCCCTGGCTTGTGACGCGTTTCGCATGGATGCATGGGGCGTCGATGTGATGGTGGCGGCCAGCCAGAAGGGGCTGATGGTGCCGCCGGGAATCGGGTTCGTCTGGTTTTCGGAAAAGGCGCGCGAGCGGTGCCGGACATCGGACCTGCGGACGCCCTATTGGGATTGGACCCCGCGCGCGGATGCGGCGGAGTTCTGGCAGTATTGGAACGGCACGGCGCCGACGCATCATCTGTTCGGGTTGCGTGAAAGCCTGACGATGATCTTGGACGAGGAAGGGCTAGAGGCGGTCTGGGCGCGGCATGAGGTGCTGGCGCAGGCAGTCTGGGCGGCGTTCGACTGCTGGGCCGCGGGGAACCCGGAGATCGGGCTGAACGTCGCGGAGCCTGTGCATCGGGGCCGATCGGTCACGGCGGCGCGGTTGGGTGCGCCGCATGCGACGCGGCTGCGGGAATGGACGGAACAGAAGGCGGGCGTGACGTTGGGGATCGGGCTGGGGATGGCGGCATCGACGGACCCCGCCTATCACGGCTTCCTACGGGTGGCACATATGGGGCATGTGAATGCACATATGACGCTGGGCGCACTGGCGGTGATGGAGGCGGGGATGGTCAGCCTTGGCATTCCCTTTGGTGAGGGCGGCCTTGCCGCCGCCGCCGGGGTTGTGGGGCGCGCGGTGGTTTAG
- the pufX gene encoding RC-LH1 core complex protein PufX yields MTDNDFLQQKPGAALRSWALYQMMAGAGWAALFVLSVAALLFAVWGIGLLLPEESKQAPDPNAFLITAPAVTDVA; encoded by the coding sequence ATGACTGACAACGACTTCCTTCAACAGAAGCCGGGTGCGGCGCTGCGGTCCTGGGCCTTGTACCAGATGATGGCCGGGGCGGGATGGGCGGCCTTGTTCGTCCTGTCGGTCGCCGCGCTTCTCTTCGCGGTCTGGGGGATCGGTCTTTTGCTTCCGGAAGAAAGCAAGCAGGCACCCGATCCGAACGCCTTCCTGATCACGGCCCCCGCCGTGACGGATGTCGCCTGA
- the dxs gene encoding 1-deoxy-D-xylulose-5-phosphate synthase, with the protein MSSIDSRTPTLDRVAGPSDLKGLSDAELARLAHELRRETIEVVSRTGGHLGSSLGVVELTVAIHAVFDTPRDKLIWDVGHQCYPHKILTGRRDRMGSLRQGGGVSGFTKRSESEYDPFGAAHSSTSISAALGFAMGREMGMPVGDTIAVIGDGAITAGMAYEAMNHAGHLGKRLFVILNDNDMSIAPPVGALSKYLNEIAAKGPLALFKAAAEEFENHLPGPMRDGARRARALVTGMPGGGTLFEELGFSYVGPIDGHDMGQVLATLRAARARATGPVLIHAVTVKGKGFAPAENSADKYHGVSKFNPETGEQAKAKSNAPSYTTVFGNALTEEAARDPRILAITAAMPSGTGLDIMARRFASRVFDVGIAEQHGVTLAAGMAAAGLKPVCAIYSTFLQRGYDQIVHDVALQGLPVRFAIDRAGLVGQDGATHAGAFDIGFLANLPGFTVMAAGDEADLVHMVATAMAHDEGPIAFRYPRGEGMGVEMPLRGEPLPIGKGRVLRVGSDAAILSYGAHLAEALAAAEMLEAEGISVTVADARFAKPLDTALIDLLVEDHPVLVTLETGATGGFGALVLHHLANSGGLEKGRAIRTMTLPDRFIDQGSPAQMYDWAGLSAKDIAATVRRATGRHEVARPGLRLV; encoded by the coding sequence ATGAGCAGCATCGACAGCCGGACGCCGACCCTCGACCGCGTGGCGGGGCCTTCCGACCTGAAGGGTCTTTCCGACGCGGAGCTTGCACGGCTGGCGCATGAGTTGCGGCGCGAGACGATCGAGGTGGTCAGCCGGACGGGCGGGCATCTGGGATCGTCGCTTGGTGTGGTGGAATTGACGGTGGCGATCCATGCCGTCTTTGACACGCCGCGTGACAAGCTGATCTGGGATGTCGGCCATCAATGCTATCCGCACAAGATACTGACCGGGCGGCGCGATCGGATGGGCTCGCTGCGGCAGGGGGGGGGCGTGTCGGGCTTCACCAAGCGGTCGGAAAGCGAATACGATCCCTTTGGGGCGGCGCATTCTTCGACCTCTATCTCGGCCGCCTTGGGCTTTGCCATGGGGCGGGAGATGGGGATGCCGGTGGGCGATACCATTGCCGTCATTGGGGATGGGGCCATCACGGCGGGCATGGCCTATGAGGCGATGAACCATGCGGGCCATCTGGGCAAGCGGCTGTTCGTGATCTTGAATGACAATGACATGAGCATCGCGCCACCTGTGGGGGCCTTGTCGAAATATCTGAACGAGATTGCGGCCAAGGGTCCGCTTGCGCTGTTCAAGGCGGCTGCGGAGGAGTTTGAGAACCATCTGCCGGGACCGATGCGCGATGGCGCGCGGCGGGCGCGGGCACTGGTGACGGGGATGCCGGGAGGCGGGACGCTGTTTGAGGAGTTGGGCTTTTCCTATGTCGGCCCCATCGACGGGCATGACATGGGGCAGGTGCTGGCCACGCTGCGGGCGGCAAGGGCGCGGGCGACGGGGCCGGTGCTGATCCATGCGGTGACGGTGAAGGGCAAGGGCTTTGCCCCCGCCGAGAACAGCGCGGACAAGTATCATGGTGTGTCGAAGTTCAACCCTGAGACCGGAGAGCAGGCCAAGGCCAAGTCCAACGCGCCCTCTTATACAACGGTCTTTGGCAATGCGCTGACGGAAGAGGCCGCGCGCGATCCGCGCATCTTGGCCATCACGGCGGCGATGCCGTCGGGGACGGGGCTGGACATCATGGCGCGGCGCTTCGCGTCGCGGGTCTTTGACGTGGGGATTGCCGAACAGCATGGCGTGACGCTGGCCGCAGGCATGGCGGCGGCGGGGTTGAAGCCGGTTTGCGCGATCTATTCCACCTTCCTACAGAGGGGATACGACCAGATCGTGCATGACGTGGCGCTACAAGGCTTGCCCGTGCGCTTTGCCATCGACCGGGCGGGTCTGGTGGGGCAGGATGGGGCGACCCATGCGGGGGCCTTTGACATCGGGTTTCTGGCGAACCTTCCCGGCTTTACTGTAATGGCAGCGGGGGATGAGGCGGATCTGGTGCATATGGTGGCCACCGCCATGGCGCATGACGAAGGCCCCATTGCCTTCCGCTATCCGCGCGGCGAAGGGATGGGGGTGGAAATGCCCCTGCGGGGCGAGCCGTTGCCCATCGGCAAGGGGCGCGTGCTGCGGGTTGGGTCGGATGCGGCGATCCTGTCCTATGGTGCGCATCTGGCAGAGGCTCTGGCGGCGGCTGAGATGCTGGAGGCAGAGGGCATTTCGGTAACGGTGGCCGATGCGCGTTTTGCCAAGCCGCTGGATACCGCACTGATCGACCTGCTGGTCGAGGATCACCCGGTGCTTGTGACGCTGGAGACAGGGGCGACGGGTGGCTTCGGCGCGCTGGTCCTGCACCATCTGGCCAATTCGGGCGGGTTGGAGAAGGGCCGCGCGATCCGCACGATGACCTTGCCCGACCGGTTCATCGATCAGGGCAGCCCCGCGCAGATGTATGACTGGGCGGGGCTGTCCGCCAAGGACATCGCGGCGACGGTGCGCCGCGCCACGGGGCGGCACGAAGTGGCGCGGCCTGGGTTGCGGTTGGTCTGA
- a CDS encoding DUF6280 family protein — MVDFVDGTAFNYEQGQRARKLFAAVVLAALDDAIADDKKYGNGPEQIARWARSRDGREVLSCAGIDPNERVVKGLMDFVAKGVRTSVALSREESERRHALEAEQAEAA; from the coding sequence ATGGTCGATTTCGTTGATGGCACCGCCTTCAATTACGAACAGGGTCAGCGGGCGCGCAAGCTCTTCGCTGCCGTGGTTCTCGCTGCGCTCGATGATGCGATCGCGGATGACAAGAAATACGGGAATGGCCCGGAACAGATCGCCCGCTGGGCGCGCTCCCGCGATGGGCGCGAAGTTCTGTCCTGCGCCGGGATCGATCCCAATGAACGGGTCGTCAAAGGCCTGATGGATTTCGTCGCCAAAGGCGTGCGGACTTCTGTCGCGCTGTCGCGCGAGGAATCGGAACGCCGCCACGCGCTTGAGGCCGAACAGGCCGAAGCCGCCTGA